The following coding sequences lie in one Flavobacterium sediminis genomic window:
- the murD gene encoding UDP-N-acetylmuramoyl-L-alanine--D-glutamate ligase produces the protein MRLVVLGGGESGVGTAILGKKKGYDVFLSDFGKIKNNYREVLLINRIDWEDEKHTEDLILNADVVMKSPGIPDKAPIVKKLKEKGIPVISEIEFASQFTDALTIGITGSNGKTTTTLLTYHLLKQGGLNVGLAGNIGKSFAWQVAENKHDVYVLELSSFQLDGIEKFKPHIAVLTNLSPDHLDRYNYDYNQYIAAKFRITMNQTEEDYLIVDGDDVETQKWLDQHPIKAKLISFSLTKKIENGGSIEDNNLNNNINNDLFTMPINELSLEGKHNVKNAMAATAVAQLMKIRKQTIRESLSNFQGAEHRLEKVLKIQGVQYTNDSKATNVNATFFALDSMATPTVWIVGGVDKGNDYDELMPLVREKVKGIICLGVDNQKIFNAFSGVVDVMIETTSMTEAVKIAQRMAEKGDTVLLSPACASFDLFENYEDRGRQFKQAVHNL, from the coding sequence ATGAGACTGGTTGTTTTAGGAGGAGGTGAAAGCGGTGTAGGAACTGCAATTTTAGGTAAAAAGAAAGGATATGATGTCTTTCTGTCTGATTTCGGAAAGATAAAAAATAATTATAGAGAAGTTCTTTTAATTAATAGGATAGATTGGGAAGACGAAAAGCATACGGAGGACTTAATTCTTAATGCTGATGTGGTAATGAAAAGTCCTGGTATTCCGGATAAGGCTCCGATAGTTAAAAAATTAAAGGAGAAAGGAATTCCGGTTATTTCGGAGATTGAATTTGCTTCGCAATTCACAGATGCTTTGACCATAGGTATTACAGGAAGCAACGGAAAAACCACAACGACGCTTTTAACGTATCATCTGTTAAAGCAAGGCGGATTAAACGTTGGTCTGGCCGGGAATATCGGAAAGAGCTTTGCCTGGCAGGTAGCAGAGAATAAACATGACGTGTATGTGTTGGAATTAAGTAGTTTTCAATTGGACGGGATTGAAAAATTTAAACCACATATTGCTGTGCTAACCAATTTGAGTCCGGATCATTTGGATCGGTATAATTATGATTATAACCAGTATATAGCAGCCAAGTTTCGGATTACCATGAATCAAACGGAAGAAGATTATTTAATAGTCGATGGCGATGATGTTGAAACTCAAAAATGGTTGGATCAACATCCGATAAAAGCAAAATTAATTTCGTTTTCACTCACTAAAAAGATTGAGAACGGAGGAAGTATAGAAGATAACAATTTGAACAATAATATAAATAACGATTTATTTACCATGCCAATAAATGAATTATCATTAGAAGGAAAGCACAATGTGAAAAATGCTATGGCAGCGACTGCAGTGGCTCAATTGATGAAAATAAGAAAACAGACCATTCGTGAAAGTCTGAGTAATTTTCAAGGAGCGGAACATCGTTTGGAAAAGGTGTTGAAAATACAAGGAGTGCAGTATACCAATGATTCTAAAGCTACTAATGTTAATGCTACATTCTTTGCATTGGATAGTATGGCAACGCCAACGGTATGGATTGTAGGAGGTGTAGATAAAGGAAATGATTATGACGAATTGATGCCTTTAGTGCGCGAAAAGGTAAAAGGGATCATTTGCTTGGGGGTAGATAATCAGAAAATTTTCAACGCTTTCAGTGGAGTAGTGGATGTGATGATAGAAACAACTTCAATGACAGAAGCAGTAAAGATCGCACAGAGAATGGCCGAAAAAGGAGATACGGTATTGTTGTCACCGGCTTGTGCAAGTTTTGATCTGTTTGAAAATTATGAAGACAGAGGACGTCAGTTTAAACAAGCAGTACATAATTTATAA
- the murG gene encoding undecaprenyldiphospho-muramoylpentapeptide beta-N-acetylglucosaminyltransferase — MEQKLKFIISGGGTGGHIYPAIAIANELKARFPQAEFLFVGAKDKMEMQKVPQAGYSIKGLWISGIQRKISLQNLLFPFKLLSSLWKSYFIIKRFKPDVVIGTGGFASGAVLKVASMLGIPTVIQEQNSYPGITNKLLAAKAQSICVAYEGMEKFFPAEKIKLTGNPVRQDLIFVDDKRIEGLTYFEVNADKRTLLVLGGSLGAKRINQLISDELEIILQLGIQVIWQCGKLYYDQYKHFNEKENVHVFAFIDRMDLAYAAADFIISRSGASSISELCIVGKPTILIPSPNVAEDHQTKNALALSAKKAAILLKESELNEKFRRTFADLISNDEKQAKLSKKIHKKALPNATQQIADEIVKLALEKGE; from the coding sequence ATGGAACAGAAGCTGAAATTTATTATTAGTGGAGGAGGAACCGGAGGACATATCTATCCGGCAATAGCAATTGCAAACGAATTAAAAGCTCGTTTTCCACAAGCGGAATTTCTGTTTGTGGGAGCTAAAGATAAAATGGAAATGCAAAAGGTTCCGCAGGCGGGTTATTCCATCAAAGGATTGTGGATTTCAGGAATTCAACGGAAAATCAGCCTTCAAAATCTATTGTTTCCATTCAAGCTTCTGTCAAGTTTATGGAAATCCTATTTTATTATAAAAAGATTTAAACCGGATGTTGTGATCGGAACAGGTGGTTTTGCCAGCGGAGCAGTGCTCAAAGTTGCCAGCATGTTAGGGATTCCTACAGTAATTCAGGAGCAAAATTCCTATCCGGGAATTACCAATAAATTATTAGCGGCAAAAGCACAATCAATTTGTGTGGCCTATGAAGGAATGGAAAAGTTTTTTCCGGCTGAAAAAATAAAATTAACCGGTAATCCGGTACGTCAGGATCTTATTTTTGTTGACGATAAACGTATCGAAGGATTAACATATTTTGAAGTAAATGCTGATAAGCGAACCCTATTGGTTTTGGGTGGGAGCTTAGGTGCAAAAAGAATAAACCAACTGATCTCGGATGAGTTGGAGATTATTCTGCAATTAGGAATTCAGGTCATCTGGCAATGCGGCAAATTGTATTACGATCAGTACAAACATTTCAATGAAAAAGAAAATGTTCATGTCTTTGCTTTTATTGACCGAATGGATCTGGCTTATGCGGCAGCCGACTTTATAATTTCGCGTTCCGGAGCTTCTTCGATTTCAGAGTTATGTATTGTCGGAAAACCTACTATTTTGATCCCGTCACCGAATGTGGCTGAGGATCACCAAACTAAAAACGCACTCGCTTTATCAGCAAAAAAAGCTGCAATTTTATTGAAAGAAAGTGAGCTAAATGAAAAATTCAGACGTACCTTTGCGGACTTGATTTCGAACGACGAGAAACAAGCAAAGCTGAGCAAAAAAATACATAAAAAAGCATTGCCAAACGCAACGCAACAGATCGCAGATGAGATTGTTAAATTGGCTTTGGAAAAAGGTGAATAA
- the murC gene encoding UDP-N-acetylmuramate--L-alanine ligase: MNSNQIQNVYFIGIGGIGMSALARYFMHIGKNVAGYDKTHTQLTDELEDLGMHIHFEDNVDRIEKKYLEKETTLVVVTPAIPKNHSEWNYFLSHGFEIRKRAEVLGIITKDTFCFAVAGTHGKTTTSSILGHILYQSGIDVTAFLGGIVEGYNSNLIGSGKTVTVVEADEFDRSFLHLHPNLACVTSMDADHLDIYGNVESIEESFRMFANKVNPEHLFVPLKVNLKGNTIGIDERADYEALNIRILNGFYHFDVQTPSKLMKDVKFGLPGRHNLSNALIALAMAEKYGVSEDGLKAALETFRGVRRRFSFQVRNEKRVYVDDYAHHPTEIEAVHNAVRELYPGKKVLAVFQPHLFSRTRDFMEGFTESLSKFDEIVLLDIYPARELPIEGITSEVLLTKIENPNKKLVGKETLFEVFQQSDAEVFITIGAGDIGEMVKDLKKVLDDRTQMA, from the coding sequence ATGAATAGTAACCAAATACAAAACGTATATTTTATAGGGATCGGAGGTATCGGTATGAGTGCCTTGGCTCGATATTTTATGCATATCGGAAAAAATGTTGCGGGATATGACAAAACGCATACCCAATTAACCGATGAATTAGAAGATTTGGGAATGCACATTCATTTTGAGGACAATGTTGATCGGATCGAGAAAAAATATTTAGAAAAGGAGACTACTTTAGTAGTGGTTACTCCGGCTATTCCTAAAAACCATTCCGAGTGGAATTATTTCCTGAGCCATGGTTTTGAAATTAGAAAACGAGCAGAAGTCTTAGGAATTATTACTAAAGATACTTTTTGTTTTGCAGTTGCCGGAACACACGGAAAAACGACTACATCGAGTATTTTAGGTCATATTTTGTATCAGAGCGGAATCGATGTTACAGCTTTTTTAGGTGGAATTGTTGAAGGTTATAACTCAAACCTTATCGGAAGTGGTAAAACGGTAACAGTAGTAGAGGCTGATGAATTTGATCGTTCATTTTTACATTTACATCCGAATTTAGCTTGTGTAACTTCAATGGATGCAGATCATTTAGATATTTACGGAAATGTGGAATCTATTGAAGAATCTTTTAGAATGTTTGCCAATAAAGTCAATCCGGAACACTTGTTTGTTCCGTTGAAAGTTAACTTAAAAGGAAATACGATAGGTATTGACGAGCGAGCAGATTATGAGGCTTTGAACATCCGTATTCTAAATGGTTTTTACCATTTTGACGTTCAAACACCTTCAAAATTAATGAAAGATGTAAAGTTCGGACTTCCGGGAAGACACAATTTGTCTAATGCCTTGATCGCTTTGGCAATGGCTGAAAAATATGGTGTGTCTGAGGATGGTCTGAAAGCAGCATTAGAAACTTTTCGCGGAGTAAGAAGAAGATTTTCCTTTCAGGTGCGAAATGAAAAAAGAGTATATGTAGACGATTATGCACATCATCCTACAGAAATAGAAGCTGTTCATAATGCAGTCAGAGAGCTTTATCCCGGAAAAAAAGTGTTGGCTGTTTTTCAACCGCATTTGTTTTCCAGAACCAGAGATTTTATGGAAGGTTTTACGGAAAGCTTATCAAAATTTGATGAAATTGTCCTATTGGATATTTATCCGGCAAGAGAATTGCCGATTGAAGGTATAACTTCTGAGGTTTTATTAACAAAAATTGAAAACCCGAATAAGAAGTTGGTGGGTAAAGAAACTTTGTTTGAAGTTTTTCAACAATCTGATGCAGAAGTGTTTATAACTATTGGTGCGGGAGACATCGGAGAAATGGTAAAAGATTTAAAAAAAGTATTAGATGATAGGACTCAAATGGCATAA
- a CDS encoding cell division protein FtsQ/DivIB — protein MIGLKWHNIRLVIIVLLMVFLYSFSSKRNGSRALKEVNISFEGGTDNMFITHEMVNNLLKQNLGGSLSIQKDAVDLNTLETVLDDHGMIEKAEVFSTVDGSLNAHIKQKSPTVRFISDNTSYYIDRKGTTMPLSENFSARVPLVVGSYVEKDKDQYLSLFNEISDDDFLSKDITGIKILPSGSILMKSRNYDYTIIFGKPVFIDRKLKNYKAFFYHAIKDTLVKQYKEVNLMFTEQVVCKK, from the coding sequence ATGATAGGACTCAAATGGCATAATATTCGTTTGGTTATAATCGTTCTTTTAATGGTCTTTTTATATTCTTTTTCATCAAAAAGAAATGGAAGCAGAGCGTTGAAAGAAGTTAATATATCCTTTGAAGGAGGAACAGATAATATGTTCATAACTCATGAAATGGTTAATAACTTGTTGAAACAAAATTTGGGAGGCTCTTTATCAATTCAAAAAGATGCGGTAGATTTGAATACTTTAGAAACTGTTCTCGATGATCACGGGATGATAGAAAAAGCAGAAGTTTTTTCAACAGTAGATGGTTCTCTAAATGCGCATATAAAACAAAAGTCCCCAACCGTAAGATTTATATCAGATAATACTTCGTATTATATTGATAGAAAAGGTACTACGATGCCTTTATCCGAAAATTTTTCTGCGAGAGTTCCTCTTGTAGTGGGTTCCTATGTCGAAAAGGATAAGGATCAATACTTGTCGCTTTTTAATGAGATAAGTGATGATGATTTTTTGAGTAAAGACATAACAGGCATAAAAATATTGCCTTCAGGAAGCATTTTGATGAAAAGCCGAAATTATGATTATACCATAATTTTCGGCAAACCTGTTTTTATTGACAGAAAGTTAAAAAATTATAAAGCGTTCTTTTATCATGCAATAAAAGACACTTTGGTTAAACAATATAAAGAAGTAAACTTAATGTTTACGGAGCAAGTAGTTTGTAAGAAATAG
- the ftsA gene encoding cell division protein FtsA, with translation MNRDNIAVGLDIGTTKIVAMIGKKNEYGKLEILGVGKSKSLGVHRGVVNNITQTIQSIQQAVLEAENDSGYKINDVVVGIAGQHIRSIQHSDYISRQNAEEVIGDMDIDALIGQVHKLAMLPGEEIIHVLPQEFKIDGQTETKEPIGMSGGRLEASFHVVVGQAASIRNIGRCVKSSGLELSGLTLEPLASADAVLSQEEKEAGVALIDIGGGTTDLAIFKDGIIRHTAVIPFGGNVITEDIKEGCSIIEKQAELLKVKFGSAWPGENKDNEIVSIPGLRGREPKEISLKNLSKIIHARVVEIIEQVYAEIKLYGHENPKKKLIAGIVLTGGGAQLKHIKQLVEYITGMDTRIGYPNEHLAGSSDEELSSPLYATAVGLVMNSIRNNTKSATPFVEMKQEEPVIAEQSVVEEQPVVEEAVEKEEPQPETTESKIKKSFFDKYIEKIKEFLDNAE, from the coding sequence ATGAACAGAGATAACATTGCAGTAGGTTTAGATATCGGAACTACAAAGATTGTAGCGATGATAGGTAAAAAAAACGAATATGGTAAGCTGGAAATTCTTGGGGTAGGTAAATCCAAGAGTTTAGGTGTTCATAGAGGTGTGGTAAATAATATTACCCAAACCATTCAGTCTATTCAGCAAGCAGTTTTGGAAGCCGAAAACGATTCCGGATATAAAATTAATGATGTAGTGGTAGGTATTGCCGGGCAACACATCAGAAGTATACAGCATAGTGATTATATCAGTCGTCAGAATGCCGAAGAAGTAATAGGAGATATGGATATCGATGCTTTGATCGGGCAAGTGCATAAATTAGCGATGTTGCCGGGTGAAGAGATCATTCATGTTTTGCCGCAGGAATTTAAGATAGACGGACAAACAGAAACAAAAGAACCGATCGGGATGTCAGGTGGACGATTAGAAGCCAGTTTTCATGTTGTTGTCGGACAAGCAGCTTCAATCAGAAATATCGGACGTTGTGTTAAAAGTTCAGGATTAGAGTTGTCCGGACTTACATTGGAACCATTGGCTTCTGCAGATGCTGTTTTAAGTCAGGAAGAAAAAGAGGCCGGAGTGGCATTGATCGATATAGGAGGTGGAACGACAGATCTGGCCATTTTTAAAGATGGTATTATCCGTCATACAGCTGTGATCCCTTTCGGAGGAAATGTCATTACTGAAGATATAAAGGAAGGCTGTTCTATTATAGAAAAGCAAGCAGAATTGTTAAAAGTAAAATTCGGTTCAGCCTGGCCGGGAGAAAATAAAGACAACGAGATTGTTTCTATTCCGGGCTTAAGAGGACGTGAACCTAAAGAGATTTCACTGAAAAACTTGTCAAAAATTATACATGCACGTGTGGTGGAAATTATTGAACAAGTATATGCAGAAATTAAATTGTACGGACATGAGAACCCTAAAAAGAAACTCATTGCCGGAATAGTATTAACAGGTGGTGGAGCTCAATTAAAGCATATTAAACAGTTAGTGGAGTACATCACAGGAATGGATACCCGTATCGGTTATCCGAACGAACATTTAGCCGGTAGTTCTGATGAAGAATTATCGAGTCCGTTATACGCAACTGCCGTTGGTTTGGTCATGAACAGTATCCGTAACAATACAAAAAGTGCCACGCCTTTTGTAGAGATGAAACAGGAAGAACCTGTGATCGCTGAACAATCCGTAGTTGAAGAGCAGCCTGTAGTAGAGGAAGCAGTAGAAAAAGAAGAACCGCAACCCGAGACTACTGAAAGCAAAATCAAAAAATCATTTTTTGATAAGTATATAGAAAAGATTAAAGAATTTTTAGATAACGCCGAATAA